In the Flavobacterium sp. 90 genome, AAGCATTGGTTTTTACTGGTGCTGATTTAGAAAATTCGTCAATATGATAGAAAGGTTTTACCTGAATATCTTCTGGAGAGTTCCAGATTACGGTTTCGTTATAATCAGCGCCATCTAATTCAAACTGAATTTTTTGTTTCCATTGTTTGGATGAAATCGGATTAAAATCGTCGAACAGGGTAGTAGCCATTGGGTTTTATTTCTGATTATTCTTTAGTATCTTGAATGGTATCTCCTTCAAATTGTATAATGTAAATATCTTCGCTGTCTTTTTTCATGAAGTACTTTTCGCGAGCATATTTTTCTATTTGTTCAGGGTTTTGAAGTTGTTTGATCTGTTCCTGATCTTTTTTTATCTCGTCCTGATAATATTTTTTATTGTCTTGTAATTCATTAATCTGTCCGTCTAAAAAACGATGGTCAAAATAAGAGTAATTGTCTAAAAACAACATCCAGACCACAAAAAACAGTAAAACCCAAACGTATTTGTTGCTCACTAATTTGAACCAGCGCTTGCCTTTATATGGATTTTTTAGTTTCATTTTCTCTTTAACAGATTACTTCTTATAAATTCGATTGGTGTTCTAGCTCCTATGGAGCCGGTATCCTTTTTATCCGCCGCGGCGGATAAAAAGATAAAGGCGAGAGCGGGTCCCGATAGCTATCGGGATTATGCAATAAATTTACGATAAAAATTATGAAATTCGTTGATTAATTACGGCACGAACTACATCAATTGCTACGGTATTGTATTTATCGTTTGGAATAATAATATCGGCAAATGCTTTTGATGGCTCGATAAATTGCTCGTGCATAGGTTTTAAAGTGTTTTGGTAACGGGTTAAAACCTCGTCGATGTCACGTCCGCGTTCTGAAATATCTCTTTTTAAACGACGAATTAATCTTTCGTCAGAATCTGCGTGAACAAATACTTTGATGTCACAAAGATCACGTAACTCAGGATTTGTCAAAATTAAAATCCCTTCAACAATCATAACTTTTCTAGGATGTGTTGATACAGTATCGTCAGTTCTGTTGTGTTGTATGAAAGAATATACGGGCTGATCGATAGTTTCTCCAGCTTTTAATGCTTTTAGATGTTTAACCAATAATTCAAAATCAATGGCACGTGGATGATCGAAATTAATTAATGCTCTTTCGTCA is a window encoding:
- a CDS encoding septum formation initiator family protein → MKLKNPYKGKRWFKLVSNKYVWVLLFFVVWMLFLDNYSYFDHRFLDGQINELQDNKKYYQDEIKKDQEQIKQLQNPEQIEKYAREKYFMKKDSEDIYIIQFEGDTIQDTKE
- the udk gene encoding uridine kinase, whose translation is MLIIGLAGGTGSGKTTVVHQIMNELPDTEVGVISQDSYYKQTDNLSFDERALINFDHPRAIDFELLVKHLKALKAGETIDQPVYSFIQHNRTDDTVSTHPRKVMIVEGILILTNPELRDLCDIKVFVHADSDERLIRRLKRDISERGRDIDEVLTRYQNTLKPMHEQFIEPSKAFADIIIPNDKYNTVAIDVVRAVINQRIS